A genomic window from Macaca mulatta isolate MMU2019108-1 chromosome 19, T2T-MMU8v2.0, whole genome shotgun sequence includes:
- the LOC718452 gene encoding olfactory receptor 10H1: MQRANHSTVTQFILVGFSAFPDLQLMLFLLFLLMYLFTLLGNLLIMATVWSERSLHTPMYLFLCALSVSEILYTVAIIPRMLADLLSAQRSIAFLACASQMFFSFSFGFTHSFLLTVMGYDRYVAICRPLRYNVLMSPRGGACLVGCSWAGGSVMGLVVTTAIFHLTFCGPSEIHHFACHVPPLLKLACGNNVPAVALGVGLVCITALLGCFLLILLSYGFIVAAILKIPSAEGRNKAFSTCASHVTVVVVHYGFASVIYLKPKGPQSLEGDTLMGITYTVLTPFLSPIIFSLRNKELKVAMKTFFSKLYPEKNVTI; this comes from the coding sequence ATGCAGAGAGCCAATCACTCCACAGTGACCCAATTCATCCTCGTGGGCTTCTCCGCCTTCCCCGACCTCCAGCTGATGCTCTTCCTGCTGTTCCTGCTGATGTACCTGTTCACGCTGCTGGGCAACCTGCTCATCATGGCCACCGTCTGGAGCGAACGCAGCCTCCACACGCCCATGTACCTCTTCCTGTGCGCCCTCTCCGTCTCCGAGATCCTCTACACCGTGGCCATCATCCCGCGCATGCTGGCCGACCTGCTGTCCGCGCAGCGCTCCATCGCCTTCCTGGCCTGTGCCAGTCAGATGTTCTTCTCCTTCAGCTTCGGCTTCACCCACTCCTTCCTGCTCACCGTCATGGGCTACGACCGCTACGTGGCCATCTGCCGCCCCCTGCGCTACAACGTGCTCATGAGCCCGCGGGGCGGCGCCTGCCTGGTGGGCTGCTCCTGGGCTGGTGGCTCAGTCATGGGGCTGGTGGTGACCACGGCCATTTTCCACCTCACCTTCTGTGGACCCAGTGAGATCCACCATTTTGCTTGCCATGTGCCACCTCTGTTGAAGTTGGCCTGTGGAAATAATGTACCTGCTGTGGCCCTGGGCGTGGGCTTGGTGTGTATCACGGCCCTGCTGGGCTGttttctcctcatcctcctctcctATGGCTTCATCGTGGCCGCCATCTTGAAGATCCCTTCTGCTGAAGGCCGGAACAAGGCCTTCTCCACCTGTGCCTCTCACGTCACTGTGGTGGTCGTGCACTATGGCTTTGCCTCTGTCATTTACCTGAAGCCCAAAGGTCCCCAGTCTCTGGAAGGTGACACCTTGATGGGCATCACCTACACGGTCCTCACGCCCTTCCTCAGCCCCATCATTTTCAGCCTCAGGAACAAGGAGCTGAAGGTCGCCATGAAGACCTTCTTCAGTAAACTCTacccagaaaaaaatgtaacGATCTAG